In Merismopedia glauca CCAP 1448/3, a genomic segment contains:
- a CDS encoding homospermidine biosynthesis protein, translating to MSPKNKLGKKIAPAPIPKEIGVVDLVDNYFSAYNSARLREICHLLTREVMQEGVTVGVSLSGAMTPAGFGVGILAPLMRLGFIDYLISTGANLYHDLHFGLGFDLYSGSPFVDDVQLRQEGTIRIYDIVFAYDVLLETDAFIRKILQAEPFQKRMGTAEFHYLLGKYVREVEKQVGVKDSCLLATAYECGVPVYTSSPGDSSIGMNVAAMALEDSPLIIDPSIDVNETAAIAYCARQMGVGTSNGKSAAVIIGGGSPKNFLLQTQPQIHEVLGLEERGHDYFVQITDARPDTGGLSGATPSEAVSWGKIDPEELPSTIVCYSDSTIALPIIAAYITNQCQPRTLKRLYDRKDTMVSQLRQDYLAAKNSPKDSDKASDSDLGRESTPSTYPCGRLIPHSSSSTTPG from the coding sequence ATGTCCCCAAAAAACAAACTAGGTAAAAAAATTGCTCCAGCACCTATCCCAAAAGAAATAGGCGTAGTCGATCTCGTCGATAACTATTTTAGTGCTTATAACTCAGCCAGATTGAGAGAAATTTGTCACCTCCTGACACGCGAAGTCATGCAAGAAGGGGTTACAGTTGGAGTTAGTCTGTCTGGAGCCATGACACCAGCCGGATTTGGGGTGGGAATCCTTGCTCCTCTGATGCGGTTGGGATTTATTGATTACCTCATCAGTACAGGTGCAAATCTCTATCACGACTTGCATTTTGGCTTAGGATTTGACTTGTATTCTGGAAGTCCTTTTGTCGATGACGTGCAGCTACGTCAAGAAGGAACCATCCGCATTTACGATATTGTCTTCGCTTACGATGTTTTGCTAGAAACCGACGCTTTTATTCGGAAAATCCTGCAAGCAGAACCCTTTCAAAAACGGATGGGAACGGCAGAATTTCATTATCTATTGGGTAAATACGTGCGGGAAGTGGAAAAACAAGTAGGAGTCAAAGATTCTTGCTTGTTAGCTACCGCTTATGAATGTGGAGTTCCAGTTTACACCTCTTCCCCTGGAGATAGTTCCATTGGGATGAACGTCGCAGCGATGGCTTTAGAAGATTCACCCCTCATTATCGATCCTTCCATAGATGTCAACGAAACGGCGGCTATAGCCTACTGCGCGCGTCAAATGGGTGTGGGTACATCAAACGGGAAAAGCGCGGCTGTAATCATCGGTGGAGGCAGTCCTAAGAACTTTTTACTGCAAACCCAACCCCAAATTCACGAAGTTTTAGGTTTAGAAGAAAGGGGACACGATTACTTCGTTCAAATTACCGATGCTCGTCCCGATACTGGAGGACTTTCTGGCGCGACTCCTAGCGAAGCCGTAAGCTGGGGTAAAATTGACCCTGAAGAGCTACCTAGCACCATTGTTTGCTACAGCGATAGTACCATTGCCTTACCTATCATTGCTGCCTATATTACCAATCAGTGTCAGCCTCGGACTTTAAAGCGCCTCTACGATCGCAAAGACACTATGGTATCTCAACTGCGTCAAGATTATCTGGCTGCTAAAAACTCACCCAAAGACTCTGACAAAGCCTCAGATTCAGACTTAGGTAGAGAATCAACCCCCTCAACCTATCCTTGTGGTAGATTGATTCCTCACAGTTCCTCAAGCACAACTCCAGGCTAA
- a CDS encoding O-acetyl-ADP-ribose deacetylase codes for MFISTNVDRLNKICDFLPKLLNCPQKLYTINAELSLLEPYEYNPLIDNLTQTLYQENFILTDFDWMSWQETANIFSNNLESIKTADLSILKKLLTTYIRGDRFSSGYLASMLDGGQIIAILQRLEMIKIEMIDNQPENQIKLVQGDITQLRVDAIVNAANCSLLGGGGVDGAIHRAAGSELLAECRKLRGCGTGEAKITKGYKLPAKWIIHTVGPIWEGGDKREEELLAKCYRNCLALTEINDIKTIAFPAISTGVYKFPLELAAEIAIKEVSFFWELNHHLEEITFVTFSDRAYNVYRQVLQKLNP; via the coding sequence ATGTTTATTTCCACAAATGTCGATCGCCTCAACAAAATTTGTGATTTCTTGCCTAAATTATTAAATTGTCCCCAGAAGCTTTACACAATTAATGCCGAACTCAGTCTTTTAGAGCCTTATGAATACAATCCACTCATTGATAATCTAACTCAAACTCTTTACCAAGAAAACTTTATATTAACTGATTTTGATTGGATGTCTTGGCAAGAAACTGCTAATATTTTCAGTAATAATTTAGAATCGATTAAAACCGCAGATTTATCAATATTAAAAAAGTTGCTGACTACATACATTAGAGGAGACAGATTTTCTAGCGGTTATCTAGCTTCAATGCTAGATGGCGGACAAATAATTGCTATATTACAGAGATTAGAGATGATAAAAATAGAAATGATAGATAACCAACCAGAAAACCAAATAAAACTAGTTCAAGGAGATATAACTCAACTTAGAGTTGATGCGATAGTCAATGCTGCCAATTGTTCGTTATTAGGAGGTGGTGGAGTAGATGGAGCAATTCATCGCGCGGCTGGTTCTGAACTACTAGCAGAATGTCGTAAACTTAGAGGTTGTGGTACTGGGGAAGCTAAGATTACTAAAGGTTATAAATTACCAGCTAAATGGATAATTCATACAGTTGGACCAATTTGGGAAGGTGGCGACAAAAGAGAGGAAGAACTATTAGCAAAATGTTATCGCAATTGTTTAGCCTTGACTGAAATAAATGATATTAAAACAATTGCCTTTCCAGCTATTAGTACAGGAGTGTATAAATTTCCTTTAGAACTGGCGGCAGAAATTGCCATTAAAGAAGTTAGTTTTTTCTGGGAATTAAATCATCATTTAGAAGAAATAACCTTTGTCACATTTAGCGATCGCGCTTACAATGTCTATCGGCAAGTTCTGCAAAAATTAAACCCGTAA